TCACTTCTGTATGGGATAAAAGGTTAGCTTGGTGCCAAGCACAGGTAATATCCAAAAGTGGCGCCTTTCGGTACGTCGCATGAACCTCCCAGCCCATTTTATGTAGCATACTAACTACATATCTGCCGATCCAGCCATTTCCGCCTGTTACGAGAACCTTTTCCATGCGCTACAGCACTTCCACTTCTGGAACAAACACTACAAATTTTCCGCCCCACTTTCGAATATAGGAGCATTCGTCCATGATTTCTGCTTTTACATTCCACGGCAAAATGAGGACGAAATCTGGTTGTGTTCGTTTTATTTCATCTGGGTTTTTAATCGGAATACGAGAGCCGGGCAGTATAAGCCCTTGTTTATGTGGATTCTGATCGACGGTATAGGGGAGAAGCTCTTTTCCGATACCGCAAAAGTGCAGGAGAGTGTTTCCTTTAGCAGGGGCCCCGTAACCGACGATTTTCTTTTTCATGTTATGGGCCTTAATGAAAAAGGATAATATATCGATCTTCATTTGTTCGACTTTCTTTGAAAACTCCAAATACGTTGATAATTGGTGAAGCCCGTGCTCTTGTTCCTTTTCAAGGATCTTTGCCACGCTTGGTTGGATGGGCTCCTTATCTTTACTATGCTTTACGAACAACCGTAAAGAACCGCCATGGGTAGGGATTTCCTCGACATCGACAACCTTTAACTCGTGGCTAGATAGGATGCTTTGAACGGAGAGTAGTGAAAAATAAGAGAAGTGTTCATGATAAATCGTATCAAATTGCTTACCAAGTATGAGCTGCAAGACATGGGGAAATTCGATTGTGATCATACCATTTGGTTGTAGTAGTATTTTTAGTCCTGCTATAAAGTCATGTAATTCAGGTACGTGTGCTAATACATTATTTGCGACAATCAAATCCCCTTTATAGCCTTCCTGTACCAATTGCTTTGCTAATCTCTCTCCAAAAAAATCTGCCCTCGTAGGAATTCCCTTATCGTTACAAATTTTCGCTAAATTTTTTGCCGGTTCAATTCCTAGTGTTCGAATATTATGCTTGTGAAAGTATTGTAATAAATAGCCGTCATTGCTTGCGATCTCAATAACCTGCGAATGGTGATGCAAATGGAACCTTGCTATAGCCATCTCGGTATATTTTTGAGCATGGGATAACCAACTAGAGGAATAGGAGCTAAAATATAGATAGTGATTAAAAATCTGATCTGGCGATTCAAACTGCCCTACTTGTACCAGAAAACATTTATCACAAACATAGGCATGCAACGGATAAAATGGTTCCATGTCATCTACACGGTCCGGTGATATAAATGAGTTAGCGAGAGGTGAAACTCCCAAATCCAGGAATGAATGAGTAAGCAACGAATTGCAAAAACGACATTTTTTATCGGACATTTTCAGTAGACTCCTAACTCCTTATAAATTTATAAACCTGTTGATTTGTTGGCGAGTGAAAGAGCTTATGTCCTTACCTGATTGATATTGCTGGTACCACTGAACAGTCCATGCAACAGCCTCTGTAGTATTTAGCTTTGGATGCCACCCGAGGGAATGGATAGCTTTAGTGCTATCAAGGGTTAGTATAGGAGATTCATAGGGGGGAGTAGTTGACGGAGTGGTTATCTGTATCTTTTCGTTCCAAATACTCGCTGCTTTATCTACTATTTCTCTAACGGTTAGGTGAGAATGATCGATCGGTCCGAAATTCCAGGATTGGGCGTATACGGGGTTATTCCACAGCTTTTCAGCGAGAAGCAAATATCCATGTAAGGGGTCTAGGACATGCTGCCACGGGCGAATGGCGTTTGGATTTCGTATACTAAGCTTCGTTGAATGAATCAATGCCCTTGCGATATCTGGAAATATTCGATCTGCGGCCCAATCACCACCGCCAATCACATTACCAGCCCTTACAGATGCAAGTCGTGTTGTGGAAGAAGATGTAGGCTGAAAAAATGATTGTTGATAAGACTCAGTGATGACCTCGGCACATGCTTTGCTGGCACTGTATGGATCGTAGCCGCCTAGCGGATCATTTTCCTGAAAGGAATGATTAC
The nucleotide sequence above comes from Brevibacillus laterosporus LMG 15441. Encoded proteins:
- the rfbG gene encoding CDP-glucose 4,6-dehydratase, with the translated sequence MKKSFWHQKKVLLTGHTGFKGTWLTLWLTSLGADVIGYSLNPPSTPHLFEIAEVSKECRSIKGDITDYPLLLQTLADYQPEIIFHLAAQPLVQQSYADPLITYHTNVLGTVHVLEAARQTKSVHVIINVTSDKCYKNDGLGNHSFQENDPLGGYDPYSASKACAEVITESYQQSFFQPTSSSTTRLASVRAGNVIGGGDWAADRIFPDIARALIHSTKLSIRNPNAIRPWQHVLDPLHGYLLLAEKLWNNPVYAQSWNFGPIDHSHLTVREIVDKAASIWNEKIQITTPSTTPPYESPILTLDSTKAIHSLGWHPKLNTTEAVAWTVQWYQQYQSGKDISSFTRQQINRFINL
- a CDS encoding class I SAM-dependent methyltransferase, with amino-acid sequence MSDKKCRFCNSLLTHSFLDLGVSPLANSFISPDRVDDMEPFYPLHAYVCDKCFLVQVGQFESPDQIFNHYLYFSSYSSSWLSHAQKYTEMAIARFHLHHHSQVIEIASNDGYLLQYFHKHNIRTLGIEPAKNLAKICNDKGIPTRADFFGERLAKQLVQEGYKGDLIVANNVLAHVPELHDFIAGLKILLQPNGMITIEFPHVLQLILGKQFDTIYHEHFSYFSLLSVQSILSSHELKVVDVEEIPTHGGSLRLFVKHSKDKEPIQPSVAKILEKEQEHGLHQLSTYLEFSKKVEQMKIDILSFFIKAHNMKKKIVGYGAPAKGNTLLHFCGIGKELLPYTVDQNPHKQGLILPGSRIPIKNPDEIKRTQPDFVLILPWNVKAEIMDECSYIRKWGGKFVVFVPEVEVL